The following are from one region of the Pseudodesulfovibrio piezophilus C1TLV30 genome:
- a CDS encoding ABC transporter transmembrane domain-containing protein, which yields MKTLTFGIRLDITILSFLINLLSLAVPIVLLQVYDRILPNSALSTAALLFLGAIVALVIEGIFRFMRTYILSLYGEFFEYSSALLAMRKLFECDLAQALNMGSGALKQRLADIASMREHYSGQTLLVMFDLPFTLLFLGAIWYIGGNLVFVPLTIYVVAILSTMIAGRSLRTASRKTSETDDDRMNFITNILNTLSSIKCLGGERLMLRIFRHKSQSLIVERTRLDRLGHTISDCISLLGGLTTIATVVVGALFVMDGQLTTGGLAACTILAGRSLSPVVALMGLWPHLQRIWVARDRVDEFWELEEDHTFSVDSELAPEDGSIVMKDAQVSRGDNLYTFNMDIPSGSKFMLSNSMGASLPMFMGLLIGSRQPDKGQVLVGNYPLPNYARNTYRRAVAFVTRRSQVFRGSIMDNLTLYQPSRELKAIELSHQVGLTKFIHSMPNGFRTQVGDVVGGPLEMGTIQRMAIVRALTQDPVLLFLNEADEGIDLAGKQLLAQMLQKVEGPTILLLPTDSTLRTVFEHSLKLDEHCTVTVKSEAMEVVA from the coding sequence ATGAAAACACTCACTTTTGGAATACGTCTTGATATCACCATCCTCAGTTTCCTGATAAACCTTTTGAGTCTGGCGGTCCCGATCGTCCTGCTTCAGGTCTATGATCGCATTCTGCCAAATTCCGCCCTCAGTACGGCCGCATTGCTCTTTCTCGGGGCCATTGTGGCACTGGTTATCGAAGGAATATTCCGGTTCATGCGAACATATATACTCTCCCTTTACGGGGAATTTTTTGAGTATTCATCAGCGCTGCTGGCCATGCGCAAGCTCTTTGAGTGCGATCTGGCCCAGGCGTTGAATATGGGAAGTGGGGCACTCAAACAGCGACTTGCCGATATTGCGAGTATGCGTGAACACTATTCCGGGCAGACCCTTCTGGTCATGTTCGACTTGCCTTTTACTCTGCTTTTCCTCGGGGCGATATGGTATATCGGAGGGAACCTTGTTTTTGTTCCACTGACAATCTATGTGGTGGCCATTCTCTCGACAATGATAGCGGGAAGAAGCCTGCGAACGGCGTCACGGAAGACAAGTGAGACCGATGACGACAGGATGAATTTCATAACTAATATTCTCAATACGCTTTCCTCCATCAAATGCCTGGGAGGTGAGCGATTGATGCTGCGTATTTTCCGTCATAAATCACAGAGCCTGATTGTGGAACGCACTCGGCTCGACAGGCTAGGACATACTATTTCCGATTGTATTTCGCTCCTTGGCGGACTGACCACCATCGCGACCGTGGTAGTGGGAGCCTTATTCGTTATGGACGGCCAATTGACCACAGGCGGGCTTGCTGCCTGTACTATCCTCGCAGGGCGGAGTCTTAGCCCGGTCGTCGCTCTGATGGGGCTTTGGCCACATCTGCAACGAATTTGGGTGGCACGGGACCGCGTGGATGAATTCTGGGAACTCGAAGAAGATCATACCTTTTCTGTTGATTCCGAATTGGCCCCTGAAGACGGTTCCATAGTCATGAAGGATGCACAGGTTTCTCGGGGGGATAATCTGTATACATTCAACATGGATATTCCTTCTGGGAGCAAGTTCATGTTGAGTAATTCCATGGGGGCGAGCCTTCCGATGTTCATGGGCTTGCTTATCGGGAGCCGTCAGCCTGACAAGGGACAGGTGTTGGTCGGCAATTATCCTCTGCCCAATTATGCCCGAAATACCTATCGCCGCGCCGTGGCATTCGTGACGCGCCGAAGTCAGGTGTTCCGAGGCTCCATTATGGACAATCTGACGTTGTATCAGCCTTCCAGGGAGTTGAAGGCCATTGAGCTTTCTCATCAGGTCGGATTGACAAAATTTATCCATTCCATGCCTAACGGCTTTCGAACCCAGGTCGGTGATGTCGTGGGTGGACCGCTCGAAATGGGGACCATCCAACGCATGGCAATAGTTCGGGCTTTGACTCAGGACCCAGTCCTGCTTTTCCTCAATGAAGCAGATGAAGGGATAGACCTTGCAGGAAAACAGTTGCTTGCCCAGATGCTCCAAAAGGTGGAAGGGCCGACAATCCTTCTGCTTCCGACAGATTCAACCTTACGAACAGTGTTCGAACACTCACTGAAGCTTGATGAACATTGTACGGTTACCGTCAAATCAGAAGCAATGGAGGTGGTGGCATGA
- a CDS encoding HD domain-containing phosphohydrolase yields the protein MSDGPLILVVDDEDRNRRLLEALLIPEGYSVKLAKDGYEGVEFSVKYSPAVILMDVMMPGISGFVATKQIKENPQTGIIPVVMVTSLDDVSDRVQALESGADDFLTKPVDRTELLARVRTLVKLKDYSEQLIHYHQELEREVERKTAQLSKALEKLRSSSLQTIFRLSRTAEFKDEDTGAHIQRMSHYSAAIALEMGLSDTVAEHILYAAPLHDIGKIGIPDRILLKPGKLDPDEWEIMKRHTTIGARILEGDPSGILRLGEVIALNHHERWDGKGYPRGLAGRKIPLAARIVSIADVFDALLSPRPYKEAFSVDKTLEIMAGMRGTNFDPDVSDAFMRILDKIMHIKDTFLDEECHGLYCFEGDSMA from the coding sequence ATGTCTGACGGGCCACTTATCCTGGTTGTCGATGATGAGGACCGCAACCGCCGACTTCTGGAGGCATTGCTTATACCTGAAGGGTATTCCGTGAAACTTGCCAAGGATGGGTACGAAGGGGTCGAGTTCTCTGTGAAATATTCCCCGGCTGTCATTCTCATGGATGTCATGATGCCGGGGATCAGCGGGTTTGTTGCGACAAAGCAGATCAAGGAAAACCCTCAAACCGGTATCATTCCCGTGGTCATGGTCACCAGCCTGGATGATGTGTCCGACAGAGTGCAGGCCCTGGAGTCCGGAGCCGATGATTTTCTGACAAAACCGGTGGACAGGACTGAACTGCTGGCACGAGTCAGGACTCTCGTCAAGTTGAAGGATTATTCAGAACAGTTGATACATTATCATCAAGAGCTTGAGCGAGAGGTCGAACGCAAGACAGCACAGCTTTCCAAGGCTCTCGAAAAGCTTCGTTCCTCTTCACTCCAGACGATCTTTCGTCTCTCCAGGACAGCTGAATTCAAGGATGAGGATACAGGGGCGCATATTCAGCGCATGAGTCATTACTCTGCGGCTATCGCGCTCGAGATGGGCCTTTCCGATACGGTTGCCGAGCATATCCTGTATGCCGCGCCACTGCATGATATCGGCAAGATCGGTATTCCTGATAGAATCCTGCTCAAGCCGGGCAAACTGGACCCGGACGAATGGGAAATCATGAAAAGACACACCACTATCGGTGCCCGTATTCTTGAGGGTGATCCTTCCGGTATTTTGAGGCTCGGAGAGGTTATCGCCCTTAACCACCATGAACGGTGGGATGGGAAAGGCTACCCCCGAGGGCTGGCGGGCCGGAAGATTCCTCTTGCAGCACGGATTGTCTCCATTGCCGATGTCTTTGATGCACTGCTGTCTCCCAGACCCTATAAGGAGGCATTCTCGGTGGATAAAACATTGGAAATCATGGCAGGGATGCGTGGAACCAATTTCGACCCAGATGTCTCGGACGCGTTTATGAGAATTTTAGATAAAATAATGCATATCAAGGACACCTTTTTGGATGAGGAATGCCATGGCCTTTATTGCTTCGAAGGGGATTCCATGGCCTGA
- a CDS encoding sensor histidine kinase — MGILQRISSRGLFFGFEAPLFVTLWGRLILSISIVFLGIFFIVDMERRYDEHLDAEIRALLVMSDLRYFEEKLHTAIVNSGEMKEGEQSPSIARLQASMVNVLAQIEKIPVAEQGILHDVVTSFRQLEELEVSLLNGSSVGSAFASFLVSDEYKSLRERFKLAVEMSQNHLSRVHDGDENSGHHIQRNALLGGGILFLLGIWNGVFYREHRHVQVLADANKELKAAQEEAESAIQVKALFLASVSHEFRTPLNSILGFSQILTDRYYGELNEKQRGYVKDIEQSAQLLNEMVNEILALARVEAGRLSLDCRPVLPDEIVSRVLSLVKERALQCGIILSSDLERLPMMALDQNKIHQSILYLIDTSIRMASEGAHLHVNLESSLPPAEFLAEQDSRDWLSLTVTLSKTDVSHLACSDITEPFSGIHYGAGPGLGIGPVLAKKYAELHDGRVWCEKNEADASFGFHMAVPLSGTCRPTGEGREEMKNV; from the coding sequence ATGGGTATTCTGCAAAGAATTTCCTCACGAGGTCTTTTTTTCGGTTTTGAGGCCCCTCTTTTCGTCACCTTGTGGGGACGGTTGATTCTGTCCATCTCCATCGTCTTTCTGGGAATTTTTTTTATCGTTGATATGGAACGACGATATGATGAGCATCTTGATGCAGAGATTAGGGCTTTACTGGTGATGAGCGATCTTCGATATTTCGAAGAAAAACTCCATACGGCCATAGTGAATTCGGGAGAAATGAAAGAGGGAGAGCAGTCCCCTTCCATAGCCCGGTTGCAAGCGAGCATGGTGAATGTTTTGGCTCAGATCGAGAAAATTCCCGTGGCGGAACAGGGGATTTTGCATGATGTCGTCACATCCTTCAGACAGCTTGAGGAGTTGGAAGTTTCTCTCTTGAATGGTTCTTCTGTGGGGTCTGCTTTTGCGTCATTTCTTGTTTCCGATGAGTACAAGAGTCTCAGGGAGCGGTTTAAGCTCGCTGTTGAAATGTCACAAAATCACCTTTCACGGGTACATGACGGTGATGAGAATTCGGGTCATCATATCCAGAGGAATGCCCTGTTGGGGGGGGGGATTTTATTTTTGCTCGGCATCTGGAATGGTGTTTTTTATCGTGAACACCGCCATGTTCAGGTGCTGGCCGACGCTAATAAAGAGCTGAAAGCCGCACAGGAAGAAGCGGAGTCCGCCATTCAGGTCAAAGCCCTGTTCCTAGCCAGTGTCAGTCACGAGTTCAGGACACCGCTCAATTCGATATTGGGTTTTTCACAAATACTGACGGACAGATACTACGGGGAGCTGAATGAAAAACAGCGAGGGTATGTCAAGGATATCGAACAGAGCGCACAGCTTCTCAATGAAATGGTCAATGAGATTCTTGCGCTGGCCCGAGTGGAAGCAGGGCGGTTATCACTAGATTGCCGCCCGGTGCTGCCTGATGAGATCGTGAGTCGGGTTCTTTCCCTGGTCAAGGAGCGCGCGTTACAATGTGGGATTATCTTGAGTTCCGATCTTGAAAGATTACCGATGATGGCACTTGATCAAAACAAGATTCACCAATCCATATTGTATTTGATCGATACTTCCATTCGTATGGCCTCGGAGGGTGCTCATCTTCATGTGAATTTGGAGTCCTCCCTGCCTCCGGCTGAATTTTTGGCGGAACAAGATAGTCGGGATTGGCTGTCTCTGACCGTGACCCTTTCGAAGACGGATGTGAGCCATTTGGCGTGTTCGGATATTACCGAACCTTTTTCGGGAATTCATTACGGGGCCGGTCCCGGATTGGGAATTGGCCCGGTTTTGGCCAAAAAATATGCAGAACTTCATGATGGACGGGTTTGGTGCGAAAAAAATGAGGCTGATGCAAGTTTCGGCTTTCATATGGCAGTTCCTTTGTCAGGAACATGTCGCCCCACAGGTGAGGGGAGAGAGGAGATGAAAAATGTCTGA
- a CDS encoding response regulator, with product MSKKVLVVEDDPRSLKLVRDLVEALGYQALEAMNGLDGVIMAEEQHPDLIFMDIQMPVMDGLEAIKRIRALPSNNSIPIIVLTAYSLPTEESEIRASGCNDLMTKPIDTRRLVALLHEYLGAA from the coding sequence ATGTCGAAAAAAGTTCTTGTTGTTGAGGATGATCCCCGTAGCCTGAAGTTGGTAAGAGACCTTGTGGAAGCGTTGGGTTACCAGGCCCTGGAGGCAATGAACGGGCTGGACGGGGTCATCATGGCCGAAGAACAGCATCCTGATCTTATTTTCATGGACATTCAGATGCCGGTGATGGATGGGTTGGAAGCTATCAAGCGAATACGAGCATTGCCCTCCAACAATTCCATCCCCATAATTGTTCTCACGGCGTATTCTCTTCCGACTGAGGAAAGCGAGATTCGTGCTTCCGGCTGTAATGATCTGATGACAAAACCGATAGATACGCGTCGATTGGTTGCGCTTCTGCATGAATATCTCGGGGCAGCCTGA
- a CDS encoding PAS domain S-box protein has protein sequence MSFFFGVKKKLMILTVLTLVPFFTTGTGLTTFFMLREQVQQQHQEEKVLLRSAKGFLQNRINIARSDILFLVDAMRPYLAKDLKTNSLSSENRDALYDFMSNFLESKKIYGQLRIIDLVGFERGRVDYISGRSKIVSEKNLQKKSNRYYYKEALAVGKGEVYISQLDLNMENNRIELPYNPMLRFISPIYRGDDKIGLVILNYYGNELIDDLVSTMPESRGFWMIVNNDGTYIYNEKSPEKIWGMVDPDSRTGIFTDFPEHSKSLMDNSQTTLAIEGTQWDATPIQMEIGSSRKILTLIHLVRAPSVVSILRSLSWFVFLIPLGALISGLCIAMYGGIVITRPIQELSRTMTGYAAGKRELRVQSINDDEFGTLSRIFNDMANKLSDLYANLESQVAKRTKELEMANHQLERSEAINAAIIDNTLEGIVSADIQGNILGFNKAAEGIFGYKASEVVGRSVTMLQPSPYREEHASYVDRYLLTGERKIMGEGREAFGLRKDGSKFPVHLGVSEVVVGRERFFTATLRDLTEIRKAEKAAQISQARFRATFDQAAVGLAHVGLDGSWIRINDKLCEIVGYPRSELIHKTFQDITHPDDLATDLELVGKVISGEIQNYRMEKRYWTKDGGLVWVNLTVSLMRDIDGEPIHFISVIEDISKRKQMDEALRRTRLSVDRSREGIYWVRPDGSIFDVNDGAVRQIGREKDALLTLSINEILPDLDSEHLTEVFERARKLEGVSFETMLRRSDGTRLAVELVTYFLIAEETHFMCCFISDITERKRSEQSLIDARNEAQTAQEIAEAASQAKSNFLASMSHELRTPLNAVIGFAEVLQDKYFGPLTEKQDEYIVDILQSGQHLLALINDVLDLSKIEAGKMEIQLSQFDLDMLLSTSLIYIREKAKKHNIELVTDFPEDIGMVSADERKIKQVLFNLLSNASKFTPDGGQITLAASRLDFGSVREKVPETLWGELASDQSDWLLVSITDTGIGIDESQLFKIFDSFYQVKSGKIDKTPGTGLGLPLSAQLLRLQGGTIWAESSGEDQGSRFVFVFPGQQSTNPRPENQE, from the coding sequence ATGTCATTCTTTTTTGGTGTCAAGAAAAAGCTCATGATTCTGACAGTCTTGACGCTTGTCCCCTTTTTTACCACAGGCACAGGGCTGACAACATTTTTTATGCTTCGTGAGCAGGTACAGCAGCAGCATCAGGAAGAGAAGGTTCTGTTGAGATCGGCAAAGGGCTTTTTACAGAATAGAATCAACATTGCCCGATCTGACATTCTCTTCCTTGTGGATGCCATGCGACCGTACCTGGCAAAAGATCTGAAGACGAATTCCTTGTCGTCGGAGAATCGTGATGCACTCTACGATTTCATGTCAAACTTCCTGGAATCAAAAAAAATATATGGACAGCTGCGAATTATCGATCTGGTTGGATTTGAAAGAGGGCGTGTTGATTATATCAGCGGGCGTTCAAAGATTGTGAGCGAGAAGAATCTCCAGAAAAAAAGTAATCGATATTACTATAAGGAAGCCTTGGCAGTAGGGAAAGGCGAGGTCTACATCTCGCAACTTGATCTGAATATGGAAAATAATCGGATTGAGCTTCCGTACAATCCGATGCTCAGGTTTATTTCCCCAATCTACAGAGGGGACGACAAGATCGGGTTGGTCATTCTCAACTATTATGGAAATGAACTCATAGACGATCTGGTCAGCACCATGCCTGAAAGTCGTGGGTTTTGGATGATCGTCAATAATGACGGAACCTATATTTATAATGAGAAATCCCCGGAAAAGATATGGGGCATGGTTGATCCTGATTCTCGAACGGGTATTTTCACTGATTTTCCGGAACATTCCAAATCATTGATGGATAACTCGCAAACAACGTTAGCCATTGAAGGAACGCAGTGGGATGCAACACCCATTCAGATGGAGATTGGTTCGAGTCGGAAGATTTTGACACTTATTCATCTCGTTCGAGCTCCGTCTGTGGTTTCAATTCTCAGGAGTCTCTCATGGTTCGTGTTTCTGATTCCTTTGGGGGCATTGATTAGCGGGCTGTGCATTGCCATGTACGGTGGGATCGTCATTACTCGACCGATTCAGGAGTTGAGTCGAACCATGACGGGGTATGCGGCTGGCAAGAGGGAGTTGCGTGTCCAGTCCATCAACGATGATGAATTCGGGACTCTTTCCAGAATATTCAATGATATGGCAAACAAATTGAGTGATCTTTACGCAAATCTTGAAAGTCAGGTGGCGAAACGGACCAAAGAACTGGAGATGGCAAACCATCAGTTGGAACGAAGTGAAGCGATCAATGCTGCCATCATTGATAATACGCTGGAAGGGATAGTCAGTGCGGATATTCAAGGGAATATTTTGGGATTCAACAAGGCCGCAGAGGGGATTTTCGGGTATAAGGCCTCGGAAGTCGTCGGGAGAAGCGTGACCATGCTCCAGCCCTCCCCTTATCGTGAGGAGCACGCATCATACGTGGACAGATATCTGCTGACAGGGGAACGGAAAATAATGGGCGAGGGGCGTGAGGCTTTTGGGCTGCGCAAGGATGGGTCAAAATTTCCTGTGCACCTGGGAGTCAGTGAAGTTGTGGTTGGCAGAGAGCGCTTTTTCACTGCGACACTGAGGGATTTGACCGAAATACGGAAGGCTGAAAAGGCTGCTCAGATCAGCCAGGCGCGCTTTCGGGCCACTTTTGATCAGGCGGCAGTCGGGCTTGCCCACGTGGGATTGGATGGTTCCTGGATTCGAATTAATGACAAGCTTTGTGAGATTGTCGGATACCCGAGGAGTGAATTGATCCACAAGACCTTTCAGGACATCACTCATCCCGATGACCTGGCAACGGATCTGGAGTTGGTCGGCAAAGTGATTTCCGGCGAGATTCAGAACTACCGAATGGAAAAACGGTACTGGACCAAGGACGGAGGTCTGGTTTGGGTCAATCTCACAGTCTCGCTCATGAGAGACATAGATGGTGAACCAATCCATTTCATTTCAGTGATAGAGGATATTTCTAAAAGAAAGCAAATGGATGAAGCCTTACGGCGAACCCGCCTTTCTGTGGATCGATCTCGAGAGGGGATTTATTGGGTACGGCCGGATGGTTCCATTTTCGATGTCAATGATGGTGCGGTCAGGCAGATAGGGAGGGAGAAGGATGCATTGTTGACCCTTTCCATCAACGAAATTCTTCCTGATCTTGATTCGGAACATTTGACAGAAGTTTTCGAACGGGCACGCAAACTCGAAGGAGTGAGTTTTGAAACGATGCTGCGGCGCAGTGATGGAACCCGGCTTGCCGTCGAATTGGTAACCTATTTTCTGATCGCTGAAGAGACTCATTTCATGTGTTGTTTTATTTCGGATATTACAGAGCGCAAACGGTCTGAGCAAAGCCTCATCGACGCACGTAATGAGGCTCAGACTGCCCAGGAAATCGCGGAAGCGGCCAGTCAGGCAAAGTCGAATTTTCTGGCGAGCATGAGTCATGAATTACGGACTCCACTCAACGCGGTTATCGGTTTTGCAGAAGTACTTCAGGATAAATACTTTGGACCGCTGACAGAGAAACAGGACGAATATATCGTCGATATCCTGCAAAGCGGGCAGCACCTTCTGGCACTGATCAATGATGTTCTTGATCTCTCCAAGATTGAAGCAGGCAAAATGGAAATCCAGCTTTCCCAATTTGATCTGGATATGCTTTTGAGCACAAGTCTCATTTATATCAGGGAAAAGGCAAAAAAACACAATATAGAGTTGGTGACGGATTTTCCAGAAGATATAGGGATGGTGAGTGCTGATGAACGGAAGATCAAGCAGGTTTTGTTCAATCTCCTTTCCAATGCCTCCAAGTTTACACCGGATGGCGGACAAATAACTCTTGCTGCAAGTCGGCTTGATTTTGGTTCGGTACGGGAGAAGGTCCCAGAGACACTTTGGGGAGAATTGGCTTCAGATCAATCTGATTGGCTTCTCGTCTCGATCACGGATACGGGTATCGGGATTGACGAATCGCAACTTTTCAAGATTTTTGATTCCTTTTATCAGGTCAAATCGGGCAAAATCGATAAAACTCCGGGGACAGGTCTGGGACTTCCCCTTTCTGCCCAGCTTTTGCGATTACAGGGCGGCACCATATGGGCTGAGAGTTCAGGTGAAGATCAGGGCAGTCGGTTTGTTTTCGTGTTTCCCGGTCAGCAATCCACGAATCCTCGACCGGAAAATCAGGAGTAG
- a CDS encoding FprA family A-type flavoprotein, producing the protein MKPVEIKEGVFWTGVVDWNRRNFHGYSIAHKGTTYNNFLIKDEKTVLIDTVAAEFWDTLKCNLAHALGPDGKIDYFVINHLEPDHAGCLEYAFEKYRPEKIYTSPMGEKAMKAHFHYTDWPVEVVPTGTEIALGKRTLQFVETRMLHWPDAMLTYCPEEKIAFTNDAFGQNWATSERWADEVNRSTLEELMGAYYANIVLPYSPVVLKTLKALGEMNLDIEMICPDHGLMFRGKEDIQWVFDKYTEFAEQKPKNKAVIVYDTMWHSTERMANAVASGLADEGVSVRVMSMKSNDHSDVMTEVFDAAAVVVGSPTHNNGILPLMADMLTYMKGLRPQNKIGSAIGSFGWSGECVKILNGWLEDMGMEVLDPVKVKHVPTHDTLAECYNQGKALAAAIKEKIG; encoded by the coding sequence ATGAAACCAGTTGAAATAAAGGAAGGCGTGTTTTGGACCGGTGTCGTGGACTGGAATCGTAGAAACTTCCATGGCTACTCCATCGCGCACAAAGGAACCACCTATAATAACTTCCTGATCAAGGATGAGAAGACAGTCCTGATCGATACAGTGGCTGCCGAATTTTGGGATACCCTCAAATGCAATCTGGCCCATGCCTTGGGACCGGATGGAAAGATTGACTACTTCGTCATCAACCATCTGGAACCCGATCATGCAGGCTGCCTGGAGTATGCTTTCGAGAAGTACCGCCCTGAGAAGATCTATACGTCTCCCATGGGTGAAAAAGCTATGAAGGCTCATTTCCATTACACCGATTGGCCTGTGGAAGTCGTGCCTACCGGCACCGAGATTGCCCTCGGCAAGCGGACATTGCAGTTTGTGGAAACCCGTATGCTGCATTGGCCCGATGCCATGCTGACATACTGCCCAGAGGAAAAGATTGCCTTTACCAACGACGCGTTTGGCCAGAACTGGGCAACCAGTGAGCGCTGGGCAGATGAGGTCAATCGGTCAACTTTGGAAGAGTTGATGGGAGCATACTATGCTAACATCGTCCTGCCGTACTCCCCTGTCGTGTTGAAGACCCTCAAGGCTCTGGGCGAAATGAATCTTGATATCGAGATGATTTGTCCTGATCATGGTCTCATGTTCCGTGGCAAGGAAGACATTCAGTGGGTTTTTGACAAATATACCGAATTCGCCGAGCAGAAACCCAAGAACAAGGCTGTCATCGTCTATGACACGATGTGGCATTCAACAGAGAGAATGGCCAATGCCGTTGCCTCTGGATTGGCGGATGAAGGTGTCTCCGTGCGCGTCATGTCCATGAAGTCAAACGATCATTCCGATGTTATGACAGAAGTTTTTGATGCCGCAGCGGTTGTTGTCGGGTCACCGACGCATAACAACGGGATTCTGCCGTTGATGGCTGACATGCTGACCTACATGAAAGGATTGCGCCCCCAGAATAAAATTGGTTCAGCCATTGGCTCCTTTGGGTGGTCTGGAGAATGCGTCAAGATTCTCAACGGGTGGTTGGAAGATATGGGGATGGAAGTCCTTGATCCGGTCAAGGTCAAGCATGTCCCGACCCATGATACGCTCGCGGAATGCTATAATCAGGGAAAAGCCCTGGCTGCCGCCATTAAGGAAAAAATTGGTTAG
- the rd gene encoding rubredoxin yields the protein MQKYVCEICGYVYDPEVGDADNDIPAGTSFEDLPDDWTCPICGATKDSFVPED from the coding sequence ATGCAGAAATACGTATGCGAAATTTGCGGCTATGTTTACGATCCAGAAGTTGGAGATGCCGACAATGATATCCCGGCTGGCACCAGTTTCGAGGATCTGCCCGATGATTGGACCTGCCCTATTTGTGGTGCAACCAAGGACAGTTTTGTTCCTGAAGACTAG
- a CDS encoding desulfoferrodoxin: protein MAIKLGEVYKCNACGNIVMAIHAGGGDLVCCGEEMVLMTENTVDAAVEKHIPVIEKDGDKVTVKVGSTAHPMEEKHYIEWIELCVGDTVLTKILKPGDAPVAEFCVSGLTGDITAREYCNIHGLWAGK, encoded by the coding sequence ATGGCTATCAAACTTGGTGAAGTTTACAAATGCAATGCCTGTGGCAACATCGTTATGGCGATTCATGCAGGCGGCGGCGATCTGGTCTGTTGCGGCGAAGAGATGGTGCTGATGACTGAAAATACTGTTGACGCAGCCGTCGAAAAGCATATCCCCGTCATTGAAAAAGATGGAGACAAAGTCACCGTGAAGGTCGGTTCTACTGCCCACCCCATGGAAGAAAAGCATTACATCGAATGGATAGAACTGTGCGTCGGCGATACTGTGCTGACAAAGATACTCAAGCCAGGCGATGCTCCCGTGGCAGAATTCTGTGTCAGCGGACTGACCGGTGACATCACCGCTCGGGAATATTGCAATATTCATGGCTTGTGGGCCGGTAAATAG
- the rbr gene encoding rubrerythrin produces MSLKGTQTEKNILTAFCGESQARNRYTYFASVAKKEGYVQISKIFEETANHEKEHAKRLFKFLEGGDAEIVASFPAGKIGTTLENLKASAAGEHEEYSEMYPEFAKVARQEGFDEIADVMEHIAIAETYHEERYNKLIENIENGTVFAKEEKITWRCQNCGYNHTGASAPDECPACAHPKAHFEMRDYNW; encoded by the coding sequence ATGTCACTTAAAGGAACCCAGACCGAAAAGAACATTTTGACAGCATTCTGTGGCGAATCCCAAGCTCGCAACAGATACACCTATTTTGCCAGTGTGGCTAAAAAGGAAGGATACGTTCAGATATCCAAGATTTTTGAAGAGACCGCCAATCATGAGAAAGAGCATGCCAAACGCCTGTTCAAGTTTCTTGAAGGTGGCGATGCAGAAATCGTTGCCTCTTTCCCTGCGGGAAAGATAGGAACGACTCTGGAAAATCTGAAGGCTTCTGCTGCTGGCGAGCATGAAGAGTACTCTGAGATGTACCCTGAATTTGCGAAGGTCGCGCGTCAGGAGGGATTCGATGAAATCGCCGATGTCATGGAGCACATCGCCATTGCCGAGACCTACCACGAAGAACGATACAATAAGTTGATCGAAAATATCGAAAATGGCACTGTTTTCGCCAAGGAAGAGAAAATCACCTGGCGGTGCCAGAACTGTGGATACAACCACACAGGAGCCAGTGCCCCGGACGAATGTCCTGCCTGTGCGCACCCCAAGGCCCATTTCGAGATGAGAGACTACAACTGGTAA
- a CDS encoding Fur family transcriptional regulator produces the protein MASEMGFRLSKQRKVILEELQKVNSHPTADEVYDMVRKIIPRISLGTVYRNLEFLSSKGLVLKLGAPGAQKRFDGVAEPHPHIRCAVCTQVADVECDVEIPIIPDSCTSGYTILNTNVEFVGVCPKCQKTQQ, from the coding sequence ATGGCTTCCGAAATGGGATTTAGACTTTCCAAACAGCGGAAAGTGATACTGGAAGAGTTGCAAAAGGTGAATTCTCACCCCACAGCCGATGAAGTGTACGATATGGTCCGCAAGATCATCCCTCGTATCAGCCTTGGAACTGTGTACCGCAATCTCGAGTTTCTGAGTAGTAAAGGTCTTGTCCTCAAGCTGGGGGCGCCCGGAGCTCAGAAGCGGTTTGACGGTGTGGCAGAACCGCATCCTCATATACGGTGTGCGGTGTGTACTCAAGTTGCCGATGTCGAGTGCGATGTCGAAATCCCGATAATTCCTGATTCCTGTACGAGCGGCTACACGATTCTTAACACCAATGTTGAATTCGTGGGTGTCTGCCCCAAGTGCCAGAAGACTCAGCAGTAG